In the Variovorax sp. S12S4 genome, one interval contains:
- the creC gene encoding two-component system sensor histidine kinase CreC, whose translation MSRRTRIFIGILLIYTAGIAFLLYRVVSDIDPRYRESAEESLVETSQLIASLVEQDVIAGAINTARLEPLFRTVYAREFSAQIYNLHKNRVELRVYVTDRSGRVMFDSLGRHLGADYSQWSDVNRTLAGLYGARTSRDVDGDPRTSVMYVGAPIRWNNEIVGMVSVGKPVQSFGQFVEDARARTLWVGVGSGLALLLLAVIVSVWLVRPFGLISDYWTWVRAQKKLSVSRMARRAVDAVRTGFSEMRDALTGRNYVADYVQTFTHEVKSPLSAIRGAAELLQEPSMPHVERERFLKNIERETQRIQEIVDRMMELTALETRRGLDRTEPVALAALIEDVALSAQPAAAKRNIGVRVNIRTDASTEGDPFLLRRAVSNLLDNAIDFSPQGSEVLLTLETTSKLARVTVRDRGPGIPDYAQEKVFQKFYSLARPHSQKKSTGLGLAFVKEIAALHRGRIELGNAARGGAVATLTLPLLPSSHHSSHH comes from the coding sequence GTGAGCCGGCGCACGCGAATATTCATCGGCATCCTGCTGATCTACACGGCGGGCATCGCGTTCCTGCTCTACCGCGTGGTGTCCGACATCGACCCGCGCTACCGCGAATCGGCCGAGGAATCGCTGGTCGAGACCTCGCAGCTGATTGCCAGCCTGGTCGAGCAGGACGTGATTGCGGGCGCCATCAACACGGCGCGGCTCGAACCCCTGTTTCGCACGGTGTATGCGCGCGAGTTTTCGGCCCAGATCTACAACCTGCACAAGAACCGCGTCGAACTGCGCGTGTACGTGACCGACCGCAGCGGCCGTGTGATGTTCGATTCGCTCGGCAGGCACCTGGGTGCCGACTACTCGCAGTGGAGCGACGTGAACCGCACGCTCGCGGGGCTGTACGGCGCGCGCACCTCGCGCGACGTCGACGGCGACCCGCGCACGTCGGTGATGTACGTGGGCGCGCCGATCCGCTGGAACAACGAAATCGTCGGCATGGTCAGCGTCGGCAAGCCGGTGCAGAGCTTCGGCCAGTTCGTGGAAGACGCGCGCGCCCGCACGCTGTGGGTGGGCGTGGGTTCTGGCCTGGCGCTGCTGCTGCTGGCGGTGATCGTCTCGGTCTGGCTGGTACGGCCGTTCGGGTTGATATCGGACTACTGGACCTGGGTACGCGCCCAGAAAAAATTGAGCGTTTCGCGCATGGCGCGGCGCGCGGTCGATGCGGTGCGCACCGGCTTCAGCGAAATGCGCGATGCGCTCACGGGCCGCAACTACGTGGCCGACTACGTGCAGACCTTCACGCATGAAGTGAAGAGCCCGCTTTCGGCAATTCGCGGCGCGGCCGAGCTGCTGCAGGAGCCGTCGATGCCGCATGTGGAGCGTGAGCGCTTCCTGAAGAACATCGAACGTGAAACGCAGCGCATCCAGGAAATCGTCGACCGCATGATGGAGCTCACCGCGCTCGAAACGCGGCGCGGCCTCGACCGCACCGAGCCGGTGGCGCTGGCCGCGCTGATCGAGGACGTCGCCCTCAGCGCGCAGCCTGCCGCGGCCAAGCGCAACATCGGCGTGCGCGTGAACATCCGCACCGACGCCAGTACCGAGGGCGATCCGTTCCTGCTGCGCCGCGCCGTCAGCAACCTGCTGGACAACGCCATCGATTTTTCACCGCAGGGCAGCGAGGTGCTGCTCACGCTGGAGACCACCTCGAAGCTCGCGCGCGTGACCGTGCGCGACCGCGGACCAGGCATTCCGGACTACGCGCAGGAAAAGGTTTTCCAGAAGTTCTATTCGCTGGCGCGGCCGCACAGCCAGAAGAAAAGCACGGGCCTGGGCCTGGCCTTCGTGAAAGAGATTGCCGCGCTGCACCGCGGACGCATCGAGCTCGGCAATGCGGCACGCGGCGGCGCGGTGGCCACGCTCACCTTGCCGCTTTTGCCTTCATCGCACCACTCTTCGCATCACTGA
- a CDS encoding Spy/CpxP family protein refolding chaperone: MISLRQRIVWASLLGSAALASSGAFAQAPAAPATSAAPPAAVAQADGAAPKAQHKRMDPAQRMERMQEHRAKRLAALKEKLKLTSAQESAWASFTTATQPPAGARPQRLDRAEFAKLTTPERLERMQARQAERSARFAKRAEATKTFYAALTPEQQKTFDAETVHAGMHGHRGHRGHHGHGDAGHTAAAAKS, translated from the coding sequence ATGATCTCTCTTCGCCAACGCATCGTCTGGGCCAGCCTTCTCGGCTCGGCCGCCCTCGCCTCTTCGGGTGCCTTTGCACAGGCCCCGGCTGCGCCCGCGACCTCCGCCGCTCCGCCCGCCGCCGTTGCGCAAGCCGATGGCGCGGCACCCAAGGCACAGCACAAGCGCATGGACCCGGCCCAGCGCATGGAGCGCATGCAAGAGCACCGCGCCAAGCGCCTGGCCGCGCTGAAGGAAAAGCTCAAGCTGACTTCCGCACAGGAAAGCGCGTGGGCCAGCTTCACGACGGCCACCCAGCCGCCGGCCGGTGCCCGCCCGCAGCGCTTGGACCGCGCGGAATTTGCCAAGCTCACCACGCCCGAGCGGCTGGAGCGCATGCAGGCCCGCCAGGCCGAGCGCAGCGCAAGGTTCGCCAAGCGCGCCGAAGCCACCAAGACCTTCTATGCCGCGCTGACGCCCGAGCAGCAGAAGACCTTCGACGCGGAAACAGTGCATGCCGGCATGCACGGGCACCGCGGCCACCGTGGTCATCACGGCCATGGCGACGCCGGCCACACCGCGGCAGCCGCCAAGAGCTGA
- the xrtQ gene encoding exosortase Q has protein sequence MSLAALAHRHPRIVDWGIHIDRAPAAFWLALQFAALAPTWAWMVRRMRDGSDDPLGLLALAALAALAWQRRRELRAAPRLGWLALAGAGTLLATLLRTGAGALPALPPLAASLMAVLALACGLLAFLPRRVAALPVVGLAVLALPLLSSLQFYAGYPLRVVTAEASRWLLAPGFSVAREGSSLVVDGRLVIVDAPCSGVQMVWLGYFTACAVALWARQSDRGFLRRLPMVGLLVLGGNILRNSVLIAFEGAGQPLAPWAHNTLGLVVLAAVCGGIARLMVPERTSAGLADQPIPGMITTQGGRHVDTVP, from the coding sequence ATGTCATTGGCCGCACTTGCCCACCGCCATCCGCGCATCGTGGATTGGGGCATTCACATCGACCGGGCACCGGCCGCCTTCTGGCTGGCGCTGCAATTCGCGGCGCTCGCGCCGACCTGGGCCTGGATGGTCCGGCGCATGCGCGACGGCTCCGACGATCCGCTGGGCCTGCTGGCATTGGCCGCCTTGGCGGCGCTGGCATGGCAGCGGCGGCGCGAACTGCGCGCGGCGCCGCGGCTGGGCTGGCTGGCCCTGGCGGGCGCCGGCACCTTGCTGGCCACGCTGCTGCGCACCGGCGCCGGCGCCCTGCCCGCCTTGCCGCCGCTCGCGGCAAGCCTGATGGCGGTGCTGGCGCTGGCGTGCGGGCTGCTGGCCTTCCTGCCGCGGCGCGTGGCCGCGCTGCCGGTCGTCGGTCTTGCGGTGCTGGCCTTGCCGCTTTTGTCATCGCTGCAGTTCTATGCCGGCTATCCGCTGCGCGTGGTCACGGCCGAGGCGAGCCGCTGGCTGCTGGCCCCCGGCTTCAGCGTGGCGCGCGAAGGCAGCAGCCTCGTGGTCGACGGGCGGCTGGTCATCGTCGATGCGCCGTGCTCCGGCGTGCAGATGGTGTGGCTCGGCTACTTCACGGCCTGCGCCGTTGCGCTCTGGGCGCGGCAGAGCGACCGCGGCTTTTTGCGCCGGCTGCCGATGGTCGGCTTGCTCGTGCTGGGCGGCAACATCCTGCGCAACAGCGTGCTGATTGCCTTCGAGGGCGCGGGGCAGCCGCTGGCGCCCTGGGCGCACAACACGCTCGGCCTGGTGGTGCTGGCGGCCGTGTGCGGCGGCATTGCCCGCCTGATGGTGCCGGAACGCACTTCTGCCGGACTTGCCGACCAGCCGATTCCCGGAATGATCACCACGCAGGGAGGCCGCCATGTCGATACGGTTCCTTGA
- the creD gene encoding cell envelope integrity protein CreD: protein MFQLFKALQSSMLVKVAGLLLLTLLLCIPLAEINSINRERGHSQREAAAELAATYASAQTMVGPVLLVPYVERWMEPLRDAQGKVIGQEARSKEMAHAVFPDKLHIEGSMTPQERYRGIFKIPFYTLNATLGGGFAAFNPNSVAHSEADSRIEFKAPFVVFYVSDLRGLDGSPSIAMNGEGLRFRQRVPGLADSSWLADGVHAPLTGAALAAWESKAPLPFEMKLGLVGQDTLSMVPIAEETTAHLSSPWAHPSFGGRFLASKREVTPQGFDAHWRVSSLVTSAREQVRAGLSDRDDRSAAATATAAAPAATAGHPPRNLGPLQTFDVSLAQPVNVYSMSTRAGKYGALFIGLVIMAAFMFELFRRQRMHPVQYGLVGLSIALFFLLLLALSEKLAFWLAYASAAGASVLLLGIYFSAVLQSWKRGAGFGAYVAVLYGALYGLLASESNALLLGALLTFGMLTVLMLATRKVDWYALSVGNPRAPEPVSPEVAPSV from the coding sequence ATGTTCCAGTTGTTCAAGGCCTTGCAGAGTTCCATGCTGGTCAAGGTGGCCGGCCTGCTCTTGCTCACGCTCCTGCTGTGCATTCCATTGGCCGAAATCAATTCGATCAACCGCGAGCGCGGCCACAGCCAGCGCGAGGCGGCCGCGGAGCTTGCCGCCACCTACGCAAGCGCGCAGACCATGGTGGGCCCGGTGCTGCTGGTGCCGTATGTGGAGCGCTGGATGGAGCCGCTGCGCGATGCGCAAGGCAAGGTGATCGGCCAGGAGGCGCGCAGCAAGGAAATGGCCCACGCGGTGTTTCCCGACAAGCTGCACATCGAAGGTTCGATGACGCCGCAAGAGCGCTACCGCGGCATCTTCAAGATTCCGTTCTACACGCTCAATGCCACGCTCGGCGGCGGCTTTGCGGCCTTCAATCCCAATTCCGTGGCGCACAGCGAAGCCGATTCACGCATCGAGTTCAAGGCACCTTTCGTCGTCTTCTACGTGAGCGATCTGCGCGGGCTCGACGGTTCACCGTCCATCGCGATGAACGGCGAAGGCCTGCGTTTCAGGCAGCGCGTGCCCGGCCTGGCGGACAGCAGCTGGCTGGCCGACGGGGTCCACGCACCGCTCACCGGCGCCGCGCTTGCCGCATGGGAATCGAAGGCGCCGCTGCCTTTCGAAATGAAGCTCGGCCTGGTCGGGCAAGACACGCTCTCGATGGTGCCGATTGCCGAAGAGACCACCGCCCACCTGAGCTCGCCATGGGCGCACCCGAGTTTCGGCGGCCGTTTTCTCGCCTCGAAGCGCGAGGTGACGCCGCAGGGTTTCGATGCGCACTGGCGCGTGTCGTCGCTGGTGACCTCGGCGCGCGAGCAGGTGCGCGCCGGGCTGTCGGATCGGGACGATCGCAGCGCTGCTGCCACCGCCACTGCCGCGGCCCCCGCGGCGACAGCCGGCCATCCACCGCGCAACCTCGGCCCGCTGCAAACCTTCGATGTGTCGCTCGCACAGCCCGTCAATGTGTATTCGATGAGCACGCGCGCCGGCAAGTACGGTGCGCTCTTCATCGGGCTGGTGATCATGGCCGCCTTCATGTTCGAGCTGTTCCGCAGGCAGCGCATGCACCCGGTGCAATACGGACTGGTGGGCCTCTCGATTGCGCTGTTCTTCCTGCTGCTGCTGGCGCTGTCCGAGAAGCTGGCGTTCTGGCTCGCCTATGCCAGCGCGGCCGGCGCAAGCGTGCTGCTGCTCGGCATTTATTTCAGCGCGGTTTTGCAAAGCTGGAAACGCGGCGCGGGCTTCGGGGCCTATGTCGCGGTACTCTATGGCGCGCTCTACGGCCTGCTGGCATCGGAAAGCAATGCCCTTTTGCTCGGCGCCCTGCTGACATTCGGCATGCTGACGGTGCTGATGCTCGCCACGCGCAAGGTCGACTGGTACGCGTTGTCCGTGGGGAACCCCCGAGCACCCGAGCCAGTCTCACCTGAAGTGGCTCCGTCCGTGTAA
- a CDS encoding flavodoxin family protein: MPSSTTPPTAATKSPRVRKGQAPETLKREQFHERFMQPFRDPAFEAEKEALQRIELVAWEAYQEGRKAPVTRKAGAGYADPDYDLSVDWLEAKARIDAAQASWRSPQTRSRVLLVNGSPRNDGTCPGEISKTWRLVQLAREVLEGCGIETDVLDLSLLTSDYGRHIHPCKGCVSTAMPLCHWPCSCYPNHSMRQTGDWMNEIYERWVAAHGVIVFTPTHWYQSASPLKLMIDRLVCADGGNPDPTSTHGKKPEEAKALELEGWGYPKHLEGRVYGVVVHGDVAGVESVRRNLSDWLDWMGLIDAGSQARFDRYIGYYEPYATSHDALDADEDVQEEVRNVARAVALAVGEMRTGKLQSPDRGLKPPRPK; the protein is encoded by the coding sequence ATGCCCTCCAGCACGACCCCTCCGACAGCCGCGACCAAATCCCCCAGAGTCCGCAAGGGCCAGGCACCCGAGACACTGAAGCGGGAGCAGTTTCACGAGCGCTTCATGCAGCCTTTTCGCGACCCGGCCTTCGAAGCCGAGAAAGAAGCGTTGCAGCGCATCGAGCTCGTTGCGTGGGAGGCCTACCAGGAAGGCCGCAAGGCGCCCGTCACGCGCAAGGCCGGCGCGGGCTATGCCGACCCGGACTACGACCTCTCCGTCGACTGGCTCGAAGCCAAGGCGCGTATCGACGCGGCCCAAGCATCCTGGCGCAGTCCTCAGACGCGGTCGCGCGTGCTGCTGGTCAACGGCTCGCCGCGCAACGACGGCACCTGCCCTGGCGAAATTTCGAAGACGTGGCGGCTGGTGCAGCTCGCGCGCGAGGTGCTCGAGGGCTGCGGCATCGAGACCGACGTGCTCGACCTGAGCCTGCTCACCTCCGACTACGGGCGCCACATCCATCCGTGCAAAGGCTGCGTTTCCACCGCCATGCCGCTGTGCCACTGGCCCTGCAGCTGCTATCCCAACCACTCGATGCGCCAGACCGGCGACTGGATGAACGAGATCTACGAACGCTGGGTGGCCGCGCACGGGGTGATCGTGTTCACGCCCACGCACTGGTACCAGTCGGCCAGCCCGCTCAAGCTCATGATCGACCGGCTGGTGTGCGCCGACGGCGGCAACCCCGATCCCACCAGCACCCACGGCAAGAAGCCCGAAGAAGCCAAGGCCCTCGAGCTCGAGGGCTGGGGCTATCCCAAGCACCTCGAAGGCCGCGTCTACGGCGTGGTGGTGCATGGCGACGTGGCCGGCGTGGAGAGCGTGCGCCGCAACCTGTCGGACTGGCTCGACTGGATGGGCCTGATCGATGCCGGCTCGCAGGCCCGCTTCGACCGCTACATCGGCTACTACGAGCCCTATGCCACCAGCCACGACGCCCTGGACGCCGATGAGGACGTGCAGGAGGAGGTGCGCAACGTGGCGCGCGCCGTGGCGCTGGCGGTGGGCGAGATGCGCACCGGCAAGCTGCAGTCGCCCGACCGTGGATTGAAGCCCCCAAGGCCCAAATAA
- a CDS encoding VIT and vWA domain-containing protein translates to MDAQISTRPGRWLWLATVSLAAAGFVALSVHPVHAQEAPGPRLKTESPYFFVKSDDPSVDRLPLKGTEVSVKISGVIADVTVTQTYRNEGQRAIEAKYVFPGSTKAAVSGLNVRLADRLITAQIREKQQAQIEYDTAKKEGKTAALLEQHLPNVFQMNVANILPGDDVKVELRYTELLVPRSGNYAFVFPTVVGPRYNSPQSENAQAQWVAQPTLRAGVAPSTRFTLKASIDTPMGLKEVRSSSHTIEVKKSDEDRHAEVALAADGRPADNRDFVLDYRLAGERIESGLMLYKGQGQNADGSAENFFLAMVEPPKAVAASAISPRDYIFVVDISGSMHGFPLDTAKTVLERLIGGLRPSDTFNVLLFSGSNKMLSPKSVPATRANIEQALATIQNYSGSGSTELIPALKRVYAEPKEENVSRTVVLVTDGYVTVEREAFELVRKNLSKANVFAFGIGSSVNRSLMEGIARAGMGEPFIITDPIQAPEQAARFRRMVESPVLTNVKVTFGGLDVYDVEPQALPDVLGERPVIVFGKWRADAEGKARGRVIVEGQGANGPYRQELRIDPQMRQDTAALRTLWARHRIQSLSDQETLEGGAAFKERITELGLKYSLLTQYTSFIAVDKVVRNVAPQNSVDVNQPLPLPQGVSELALGAEVPSTPEPETLGAIAVVLSMLAMLRRRARRNDPRRFTA, encoded by the coding sequence ATGGACGCCCAAATCTCCACCCGCCCCGGCCGCTGGCTCTGGCTCGCCACCGTGAGCCTGGCCGCCGCTGGCTTCGTCGCGCTCAGCGTGCACCCGGTGCATGCCCAGGAAGCTCCCGGCCCGCGGCTGAAGACCGAGAGCCCGTATTTCTTCGTGAAGAGCGACGACCCCTCCGTCGACCGCCTGCCGCTCAAGGGCACCGAGGTGTCGGTAAAGATCTCGGGCGTCATTGCCGACGTGACCGTGACGCAGACCTACCGCAACGAAGGCCAGCGCGCCATCGAAGCCAAGTATGTTTTTCCGGGCTCGACCAAGGCCGCCGTAAGCGGCCTCAACGTGCGCCTGGCCGACCGGCTCATCACTGCGCAGATCCGCGAGAAGCAGCAGGCGCAGATCGAATACGACACCGCCAAGAAGGAAGGCAAGACCGCCGCGCTGCTCGAGCAGCACCTGCCCAACGTGTTCCAGATGAACGTTGCCAACATCCTGCCGGGTGACGACGTGAAGGTGGAACTGCGCTACACCGAACTGCTGGTGCCACGGTCGGGCAACTACGCCTTCGTGTTTCCCACCGTGGTGGGCCCGCGCTACAACAGTCCGCAGTCGGAGAACGCGCAGGCCCAATGGGTGGCGCAGCCCACGCTGCGTGCGGGCGTGGCGCCCAGCACCCGCTTCACGCTCAAGGCCAGCATCGACACGCCGATGGGCCTGAAGGAAGTGCGCTCGTCGTCGCACACCATCGAGGTGAAGAAGAGCGATGAAGACCGGCACGCCGAGGTGGCACTTGCGGCCGATGGCCGGCCCGCAGACAACCGCGACTTCGTGCTCGACTACCGGCTTGCGGGCGAAAGGATCGAGTCGGGGCTGATGCTCTACAAGGGCCAGGGGCAGAACGCCGATGGAAGCGCGGAAAACTTCTTCCTTGCGATGGTCGAGCCGCCGAAGGCGGTGGCCGCCAGCGCCATTTCGCCGCGCGACTACATCTTCGTGGTCGACATCTCGGGTTCGATGCACGGCTTTCCGCTGGACACCGCCAAGACCGTGCTCGAGCGGCTGATCGGCGGACTGCGCCCGAGCGACACCTTCAACGTGCTGCTGTTCTCGGGCAGCAACAAGATGCTCTCGCCCAAGTCGGTGCCGGCCACGCGCGCCAACATCGAACAGGCGCTGGCCACCATCCAGAACTACAGCGGCAGCGGCAGCACCGAACTGATTCCGGCGCTCAAGCGTGTGTATGCCGAACCGAAGGAAGAGAACGTGTCGCGCACCGTGGTGCTGGTGACGGACGGCTACGTGACCGTGGAGCGCGAGGCCTTCGAGCTGGTGCGCAAGAACCTTTCGAAGGCCAACGTGTTCGCCTTCGGCATCGGTTCGTCGGTGAACCGCAGCCTGATGGAAGGCATTGCGCGTGCCGGCATGGGCGAGCCCTTCATCATCACCGACCCGATCCAGGCGCCGGAGCAGGCCGCGCGTTTCCGCCGCATGGTGGAGTCGCCGGTGCTCACCAATGTGAAGGTGACTTTCGGCGGCCTGGACGTGTACGACGTGGAGCCGCAAGCGCTGCCCGACGTACTGGGCGAACGCCCGGTGATCGTGTTCGGCAAGTGGCGCGCCGATGCCGAGGGCAAGGCCCGTGGCCGCGTGATCGTCGAAGGCCAGGGCGCCAATGGCCCATACCGCCAGGAACTGCGCATCGACCCGCAGATGCGCCAGGACACGGCCGCGCTGCGCACGCTGTGGGCGCGCCACCGCATCCAGAGCCTGAGCGACCAGGAAACCCTGGAGGGCGGCGCTGCCTTCAAGGAGCGCATCACCGAGTTGGGCCTGAAGTACAGCCTGCTGACGCAGTACACCAGCTTCATTGCGGTCGACAAGGTGGTGCGCAACGTTGCGCCGCAGAACAGCGTGGACGTGAACCAGCCGCTGCCCCTGCCCCAGGGCGTGAGCGAACTTGCACTCGGCGCCGAAGTGCCGAGCACGCCCGAACCCGAAACCCTGGGCGCCATTGCCGTGGTGCTGTCGATGCTTGCCATGCTGCGCCGCCGTGCGCGCCGCAACGATCCGCGCCGCTTCACGGCCTGA
- a CDS encoding GNAT family N-acetyltransferase, with amino-acid sequence MNDTRAFVESGEIEAIERATVAAVSPLAVEELDGWLLPFDDGTVKRARSAVPLHRGAVSDSTLDRIEARYDSHQFVPAFRLADTACFDPLRAELEQRHYVGDSPTCVQIGSARRMRQVASADAALADVDAAPDEAWATLFLGEGFDPVDGAHRVRALSRAKGSLYASVREGRRTVAAGAMAFSHGWASVHGMRTEQSQRGRGLAGRVLAGLAQAALERGFERVFLQVDAHNMPAHALYRRAGFSTQWQYRYWQRQQWPR; translated from the coding sequence ATGAATGACACCCGCGCGTTCGTGGAGAGCGGCGAGATCGAAGCCATCGAGCGCGCCACCGTCGCCGCTGTGTCGCCCCTTGCCGTCGAGGAGCTCGACGGCTGGCTGTTGCCCTTCGACGATGGCACCGTCAAGCGCGCGAGGTCGGCCGTTCCGCTGCACCGGGGGGCCGTGAGCGACAGCACGCTCGACCGCATCGAGGCCCGCTACGACAGCCACCAGTTCGTGCCCGCGTTCCGCCTGGCTGACACGGCCTGCTTCGACCCGCTGCGGGCCGAACTGGAGCAGCGGCACTACGTGGGCGATTCGCCCACCTGCGTGCAGATCGGCTCCGCAAGGCGCATGCGGCAGGTGGCGTCGGCCGATGCGGCGCTGGCCGACGTCGATGCCGCACCCGACGAGGCGTGGGCCACGCTGTTCCTCGGCGAAGGCTTCGATCCTGTAGACGGTGCGCACCGCGTGCGGGCGCTGTCCCGCGCCAAGGGCTCGCTGTATGCCAGCGTGCGCGAAGGGCGCCGCACCGTTGCGGCGGGCGCCATGGCCTTCAGCCACGGATGGGCGAGCGTGCACGGCATGCGCACCGAGCAGTCGCAGCGCGGCCGGGGCCTGGCCGGGCGCGTGCTGGCCGGGCTGGCGCAGGCCGCGCTCGAACGCGGGTTCGAGCGCGTGTTCCTGCAGGTCGATGCGCACAACATGCCGGCTCACGCGCTCTACCGGCGCGCCGGCTTTTCCACGCAGTGGCAGTACCGCTACTGGCAGCGGCAGCAGTGGCCGCGCTGA
- a CDS encoding biosynthetic peptidoglycan transglycosylase, which yields MKFALAPAPGEWRGTVKAGPLSFEVGMPTAVRLATSPWLAPHLDGHALDTRFGTVHFAWKNEAGALELRCAPCTVEVPALGTQPIRVEGLLATVKRDGNTLTGMLEATPRSAEASAVIHGQWEGRLTPKNLLLSADIKDAPIARWYAVLAPNLPELQRARIGGTLALRGQVALPEGTFAVVPVVSQFTVEGLGTEAMLGARTGCGAPSKLANDSWLARAVIAAEDQRFFSHAGYDLAEIVASLDNNQKDGQTKRGGSTLTQQLAKLLVTGSDRTAERKLRELLYAVEMEQTLGKARILQLYLDNAPWGGNLCGAEAAARRYFKRPARNLEPAQAVWLAAMLHKPHAVLEQWRRDGRIDPDRTKWVAESVRGISRNQRETLLKSVAAAKFPAPEAAP from the coding sequence GTGAAGTTCGCCCTCGCGCCCGCACCGGGCGAATGGCGCGGCACGGTCAAGGCCGGTCCGCTGAGTTTCGAAGTCGGCATGCCCACGGCAGTGCGCCTGGCCACTTCTCCATGGCTTGCGCCGCACCTGGACGGTCACGCGCTCGACACTCGCTTCGGCACCGTGCATTTCGCCTGGAAGAACGAGGCCGGCGCGCTCGAATTGCGCTGCGCGCCCTGCACGGTCGAGGTTCCGGCGCTCGGCACGCAGCCGATACGGGTCGAAGGCCTGCTTGCCACCGTCAAGCGTGACGGCAACACCCTGACGGGCATGCTGGAGGCCACACCCCGCAGCGCCGAGGCGTCGGCCGTGATCCACGGCCAGTGGGAAGGCCGTCTCACGCCCAAGAACCTTCTGCTCAGCGCCGACATCAAGGATGCACCCATTGCGCGCTGGTACGCGGTGCTTGCGCCCAACCTGCCCGAACTGCAGCGTGCGCGCATCGGCGGCACGCTGGCGCTGCGCGGGCAGGTCGCGCTGCCTGAGGGCACGTTCGCGGTGGTTCCTGTCGTCAGCCAGTTCACCGTCGAAGGGCTGGGGACCGAAGCCATGCTTGGCGCGCGCACCGGTTGCGGCGCGCCGTCGAAGCTGGCCAACGACAGCTGGCTGGCGCGCGCGGTCATCGCGGCCGAAGACCAGCGTTTTTTCAGCCATGCCGGCTACGACCTGGCGGAAATCGTTGCGTCGCTCGACAACAACCAGAAAGACGGCCAAACGAAGCGCGGCGGCAGCACGCTCACGCAGCAACTGGCCAAGCTGCTGGTGACGGGCAGCGACCGCACGGCGGAACGCAAGCTGCGCGAACTGCTCTATGCGGTCGAAATGGAACAGACGCTCGGCAAGGCGCGCATCCTGCAGCTCTACCTTGATAACGCGCCCTGGGGCGGCAACCTGTGCGGCGCCGAAGCCGCGGCGCGCCGCTACTTCAAGCGCCCGGCACGCAACCTGGAGCCTGCGCAGGCCGTGTGGCTTGCGGCCATGCTGCACAAGCCGCATGCGGTGCTCGAACAATGGCGGCGCGACGGCCGCATTGACCCGGATCGCACCAAGTGGGTGGCCGAGAGCGTGCGCGGCATCAGCCGCAACCAGCGCGAGACGCTGCTCAAGAGTGTGGCGGCCGCCAAATTCCCGGCGCCGGAGGCCGCGCCATGA
- a CDS encoding pirin family protein, protein MKNANHPTDPVATPRGIDHIVAGVSTSDGDGVKLTRVLQQPLQKRLDPYLMLDAFGSDNPGDYIGGFPNHPHRGFETVTYMIAGRMRHRDSAGHEGLLQNGGVQWMTAGRGLVHSELPEQEEGLMEGFQLWLNLPARDKMREPWYRDIQSEEIPEYTTATGVHVRVIAGESHGIEGAVRREHTEPLYLDLSLPPGAEFAQPLPNDHNALVYVYRESVWIAGSEVPTRRMAILANDPGSDGVVLRAGATNHSPARVLLIAGKPLNEPIAQYGPFVMNTQEQVKEAVHDFQNGKFG, encoded by the coding sequence ATGAAGAACGCAAACCACCCGACCGATCCCGTGGCCACGCCGCGCGGCATCGACCACATCGTGGCCGGTGTTTCGACCAGCGATGGCGACGGCGTCAAACTCACCCGCGTGCTGCAGCAGCCGCTGCAGAAGCGGCTCGACCCCTACCTGATGCTCGACGCCTTCGGCAGCGACAACCCGGGCGACTACATCGGCGGCTTTCCCAACCATCCGCACCGGGGCTTCGAAACCGTGACCTACATGATTGCGGGCCGCATGCGCCACCGCGACAGCGCGGGCCATGAGGGGCTGCTGCAAAACGGCGGCGTGCAATGGATGACGGCCGGCCGCGGGCTGGTGCACAGCGAGCTGCCCGAGCAGGAAGAAGGCCTGATGGAAGGCTTTCAGCTCTGGCTCAACCTGCCCGCCAGGGACAAGATGCGCGAGCCCTGGTACCGCGACATCCAGAGCGAGGAAATCCCTGAATACACCACCGCCACGGGCGTTCACGTGCGCGTGATCGCGGGCGAAAGCCACGGCATCGAAGGCGCGGTGCGGCGCGAGCACACCGAGCCGCTGTACCTCGACCTCAGCCTGCCGCCCGGAGCCGAGTTTGCGCAGCCCTTGCCTAACGACCACAACGCACTGGTGTACGTGTACCGCGAGTCGGTGTGGATTGCGGGCAGCGAGGTGCCGACGCGCCGCATGGCCATTCTGGCGAACGACCCGGGCAGCGACGGCGTGGTGCTGCGCGCGGGTGCCACCAACCACAGCCCGGCGCGCGTGCTGCTGATTGCCGGCAAGCCGCTGAACGAGCCCATTGCCCAATACGGCCCCTTCGTGATGAACACGCAGGAGCAGGTGAAAGAGGCCGTGCACGATTTTCAGAACGGCAAATTCGGATGA